In the Oceanispirochaeta sp. M1 genome, one interval contains:
- a CDS encoding sensor histidine kinase gives MLRRFRYIYKLFLAFLLTGIIPVALLSSSFALLSDGIMKGSYKQQAQIAIRGISGDLDSLFEEYRHRVYALSLDEEIINAILQDRNPPRVKRLNLYKKIYTALSGHIDHASIHIISMTGFPSLSSQQVPSSYLDADSDTDSDAAGGVFALARSQPEKTWAVFNSYITGRGDPVFLTICRAIRDKSGNIIGFVLLDVNKAHIASLSEDKNHDVFSQLLIVDPKNNIVSDLRHSENDGDFSRLPFLSGIQTDAGGEYTADERMIIHTPLAIQPFQIAGTVPIKVILSNLDYLVRITLWMLLFCTILAVFLALLVSRSISKPVHSLTLAMGKVEEGDLSVRIPLDRHDEIGLLFKRFNVMTGRIENLMVETKEEQEQLRIAERKALQAQINPHFLYNTLNTIKSIAKLEGVEQITTIVTQLGKLLRNTIDNDREMVSLAESLELLESYLAIQKIRFGQRLSYSVTAPENLLNQNLPKLILQPIVENAVIHGLEQKTKAGKVSVEASEKEGKLNIEIRDNGLGMNTPWLPGDHSGSHGVGLNNVHRRLMLLYGESGGLNISSTLGEETRVVVTIPLERKEDR, from the coding sequence TTGCTGCGCAGATTCCGCTATATATACAAACTGTTCCTGGCCTTTCTGCTAACAGGGATAATTCCTGTTGCACTCCTGAGCAGCTCTTTTGCCCTCCTCTCCGATGGAATAATGAAGGGTTCCTATAAACAGCAGGCACAGATTGCCATCAGAGGGATAAGTGGTGATCTTGATAGTCTTTTTGAGGAGTACAGACACAGGGTTTATGCCCTCAGTCTGGATGAAGAGATCATAAATGCCATCCTGCAGGACAGAAATCCGCCCCGTGTTAAAAGACTGAACCTCTATAAGAAAATATACACAGCCCTCAGTGGTCATATAGATCATGCATCAATTCATATTATCAGTATGACCGGTTTTCCATCTCTCTCTTCTCAACAGGTTCCCAGCTCTTATCTCGATGCGGACTCCGATACGGACTCCGATGCCGCAGGAGGAGTCTTTGCTCTGGCCCGATCCCAGCCCGAAAAAACATGGGCCGTATTCAACAGCTATATAACAGGAAGAGGTGATCCTGTTTTCCTGACTATATGCCGTGCAATCCGTGACAAAAGCGGCAATATAATCGGATTTGTTCTGCTTGATGTAAATAAGGCCCATATAGCGTCCCTGAGTGAAGACAAGAATCACGATGTGTTTTCCCAGCTCCTTATAGTAGACCCAAAAAACAACATTGTCAGTGATTTACGGCACAGTGAAAATGACGGAGACTTCAGCCGTCTTCCCTTTCTCTCTGGGATTCAGACGGATGCGGGAGGAGAGTATACGGCAGATGAAAGAATGATTATTCATACTCCTCTCGCCATCCAGCCTTTTCAGATTGCCGGAACGGTACCCATAAAAGTGATCCTTTCCAATCTGGATTACCTGGTCAGAATTACTCTCTGGATGCTTCTTTTCTGTACAATCCTGGCGGTATTCCTGGCCTTACTGGTTTCAAGATCCATCTCAAAACCGGTACATAGCCTGACACTGGCAATGGGAAAAGTAGAAGAGGGAGATCTCAGTGTCAGAATTCCCCTGGACCGACACGATGAAATAGGACTTCTATTTAAACGCTTTAATGTAATGACCGGACGTATTGAAAACCTGATGGTCGAAACAAAGGAAGAGCAGGAACAACTGAGAATTGCAGAGCGTAAAGCCCTGCAGGCCCAGATCAATCCCCACTTCCTCTACAATACCCTGAATACGATAAAATCCATTGCAAAGCTTGAGGGAGTTGAACAGATCACAACCATAGTCACTCAGCTTGGGAAACTTCTTCGCAACACAATAGACAACGACAGGGAAATGGTTTCGCTGGCGGAAAGCCTGGAACTCCTTGAAAGCTATCTTGCCATTCAGAAAATACGATTCGGTCAGAGACTCAGTTATTCTGTCACAGCCCCTGAAAATCTTTTAAATCAGAATCTACCGAAACTGATACTTCAGCCCATCGTCGAGAATGCTGTAATCCACGGTCTGGAACAGAAAACAAAAGCCGGCAAAGTTTCGGTTGAGGCCTCCGAAAAGGAAGGAAAGCTGAATATAGAAATCAGGGATAACGGGCTTGGAATGAATACTCCCTGGTTACCCGGTGACCACTCGGGCTCTCACGGTGTGGGTTTGAATAATGTTCATAGAAGACTGATGCTCCTCTACGGAGAATCAGGGGGACTCAATATCAGCAGTACTCTCGGAGAAGAAACCAGAGTGGTTGTGACAATCCCCCTGGAAAGAAAGGAAGACAGATGA
- a CDS encoding nucleoside-triphosphatase → MSKLILVTADRDRGKTTALWNLYRQFHVEDNNRIGGYISVLNKDNNKSRIVLKNLRSGEEMLLASCIEEDWAGQEERCFKMGMRYTFFQDAFDNSYDSYKDALDCSHIFIDEAGALELKDKGFSPAIEYLKSNFKGTLIISVRELFLEDFLIIYSFDKGWTTQVFTV, encoded by the coding sequence ATGAGTAAACTGATACTTGTAACAGCCGATAGAGACCGTGGGAAGACCACAGCGCTATGGAATCTCTACAGACAATTTCATGTTGAGGATAATAACCGGATAGGCGGCTATATATCTGTTCTCAATAAGGATAATAATAAATCCAGAATAGTTCTTAAGAATCTCAGGTCAGGAGAAGAGATGCTGCTGGCAAGCTGTATTGAAGAAGACTGGGCAGGACAGGAAGAGCGCTGTTTCAAAATGGGCATGCGATATACATTTTTTCAAGATGCATTTGACAACAGCTATGACTCATACAAAGACGCTCTGGACTGCAGCCATATATTCATAGATGAAGCGGGGGCTTTAGAACTGAAGGACAAGGGGTTTTCCCCTGCCATCGAATACCTGAAAAGCAATTTCAAGGGGACCCTTATCATTTCTGTCAGGGAATTGTTCCTGGAAGATTTTCTGATAATATATTCCTTCGATAAAGGATGGACAACACAGGTTTTTACAGTATAA
- a CDS encoding carbohydrate ABC transporter permease has product MKKPYGGIERKLSRWGWIFITPSLLFFSIFSFYPILNAAYTSFFRKKILSLKPPTFIGLKNYSYLLQSSDFWNSIRATFVFTVGTFIPLVVFSLLLAVLILSVRKGQKYLQLAYYAPAVLSSVVAAVIWLSIFDPRGIGNQWVNFFMNTPGIDHKWLASSFMVQFSTILVYFWKYIGYFVVIFIAGLSAIPGSLYEAARIDGASNWQSFWRITFPLLKPTVVLVSVMSMLQCLKTFSTQYLFVQAGSPQAPINVITLNIFNTGIRDHHIGRSSAMSIILFLIMLFFTWFQFKTSKADDVTY; this is encoded by the coding sequence TGTCCCGCTGGGGCTGGATCTTTATTACACCTTCTCTGCTGTTTTTCTCAATTTTCAGCTTCTACCCGATTCTGAATGCAGCGTACACAAGTTTTTTCAGAAAGAAGATTCTTTCTCTTAAACCTCCTACATTTATAGGATTGAAAAATTACTCTTACCTGCTGCAGTCCAGTGATTTCTGGAATTCCATCCGGGCTACATTTGTCTTTACGGTGGGTACCTTCATACCCCTTGTTGTATTCAGTCTGCTTTTAGCTGTACTGATTCTCTCAGTCAGAAAAGGGCAGAAATATCTGCAGCTGGCCTATTACGCACCGGCGGTTCTCTCTTCTGTTGTGGCAGCCGTGATCTGGCTCTCCATCTTTGATCCAAGAGGGATCGGAAATCAGTGGGTCAATTTCTTCATGAATACACCTGGAATCGATCATAAGTGGCTTGCGAGTTCCTTTATGGTTCAGTTTTCTACAATACTGGTCTATTTCTGGAAGTACATAGGATACTTTGTGGTCATATTTATTGCAGGGCTTTCAGCAATTCCCGGATCTCTATATGAAGCTGCCCGGATAGACGGTGCAAGTAACTGGCAGAGCTTCTGGCGGATTACTTTTCCGTTGTTGAAACCAACAGTTGTTCTGGTTTCAGTCATGTCCATGCTTCAGTGTCTTAAGACTTTCAGTACCCAGTATCTTTTTGTTCAGGCCGGTTCTCCCCAGGCTCCCATCAATGTAATTACCCTGAACATCTTTAACACGGGAATTCGGGATCATCATATAGGTCGTTCCAGCGCCATGAGCATCATTCTTTTCCTTATTATGCTCTTTTTTACCTGGTTCCAGTTCAAGACCTCAAAAGCCGACGACGTGACTTATTAG
- the fdhF gene encoding formate dehydrogenase subunit alpha — translation MNIVSITIDTLIIKCEKGRNLLTVARENGFDIPSLCFMEHLLPSGACRLCVVRIDGMRGLKSACTLGAEEGMVITAFDDEIEKIRRTTLELILADHDLDCSVCHQNGECTLQDLSYRYQIGVEQNREFNPIYERQVPPVDNTSPVLEYDPGKCIRCGICVQACSFLQGKGVLDFVERGMEAYPSPEYMSWKESSCDGCGECVQNCPTAALTEKPVNGRYRIIDIDRKIRTTCGYCGVGCQMDLWIKDNKVVRVRGAGPDVLPNRGRLCVKGRFGYEFLNSPERLTTPLIKENGEFREASWDEALDLTARKLSGIRDQYGSDALTGLASARCTNEENYVFQKLMRAALGTNSVDHCARLCHAPTVAGLVRAFGSGAMTNPIEDLAGSDCILVTGTNVSETHPVTATYIRNARDRGAKIIVIDPRKIDLVHGSYLWLRQRSGTDVAWINGLMHIILEEGLADRDFIESRTENFDALEEAVKSFTPEKVEEISGIPADKLREAARAFATADKASIVFAMGITQHVTGTDNVLSLANLAMLCGQIGRPSTGVNPLRGQNNVQGACDLGGLPNVYTGYQKVEDPEVRAKFEKAWAVDHLPEKNGLTVVEMMNAAGKGDVKGMLIMGENPMLSDPNLNHVEESLKKLDFLAIQDIFRTETTRLADVVFPAAAYAEKDGTFTNSGRRPLRVRKAVNAPGESREDWRILTELSTRMGYPMEYRDASEIMDEIASVTPIYGGISYKRLEEENLQWPCPDAAHPGTSYLHKDKFSRGKGRFHPVDFIPPAERPDKEYPFVLSTGRMLFHYHTATMTRRSTALNSFAAEAYAEIHRDDLKALGIEDGTMLRVTSRRGEITVPAKESERVAPGVIFIPFHFHESPANRLTNDALDPISKIPELKVAACRVEAAGESL, via the coding sequence ATGAATATTGTAAGCATCACTATTGATACTCTGATTATAAAATGTGAAAAAGGCCGGAATCTTTTGACAGTTGCCAGAGAGAACGGTTTTGATATCCCTTCCCTCTGTTTTATGGAGCATCTGCTTCCTTCGGGAGCCTGCCGCTTGTGTGTTGTCCGTATTGATGGAATGAGGGGGCTGAAGAGTGCCTGTACCCTGGGTGCCGAAGAGGGCATGGTCATCACAGCCTTTGATGACGAAATTGAAAAAATACGTCGGACGACTCTGGAGCTGATTCTGGCGGATCATGATCTGGACTGCTCAGTCTGTCATCAGAACGGAGAATGCACCCTGCAGGATCTGTCCTATCGTTATCAGATAGGTGTGGAACAGAATCGTGAATTTAATCCAATCTATGAACGACAGGTTCCACCGGTGGATAATACATCTCCTGTTCTTGAATATGATCCGGGGAAGTGTATCCGTTGCGGGATTTGTGTACAGGCCTGCTCTTTCCTGCAGGGTAAGGGTGTTCTGGACTTTGTGGAACGGGGGATGGAAGCCTATCCCTCTCCTGAATATATGAGCTGGAAAGAATCAAGCTGTGACGGATGCGGGGAGTGTGTACAGAACTGTCCTACAGCTGCCCTGACAGAAAAACCTGTAAACGGCCGTTACAGGATTATCGATATAGACCGGAAGATCAGAACAACATGCGGCTACTGCGGTGTGGGATGCCAGATGGATCTCTGGATCAAAGACAACAAGGTTGTCAGAGTCAGAGGTGCCGGTCCTGATGTTCTGCCCAACCGGGGACGCCTCTGTGTTAAGGGGCGCTTTGGTTATGAATTTCTTAACAGCCCTGAACGTCTGACGACTCCCCTTATTAAAGAGAACGGTGAGTTCCGGGAAGCCTCCTGGGATGAGGCTCTGGATCTAACGGCCCGGAAGCTCTCAGGCATACGCGATCAATATGGATCTGATGCTCTGACGGGGCTTGCCTCCGCCCGTTGTACCAACGAAGAGAACTATGTTTTTCAGAAATTAATGAGAGCTGCCCTCGGAACCAATTCTGTCGATCACTGTGCCAGGCTCTGTCATGCTCCCACGGTGGCCGGTCTTGTCCGGGCCTTCGGTTCGGGAGCCATGACAAATCCTATTGAGGATCTGGCAGGATCAGACTGTATTCTTGTCACGGGGACCAATGTTTCCGAGACCCACCCCGTGACGGCCACCTATATCAGGAACGCCAGGGACAGGGGAGCAAAGATTATCGTTATTGATCCCCGGAAAATTGACCTGGTGCACGGATCTTATCTCTGGTTACGTCAGCGATCCGGGACCGATGTGGCCTGGATCAACGGTCTGATGCATATCATCCTGGAAGAAGGACTGGCGGACAGAGATTTTATAGAGAGCCGAACTGAGAATTTTGACGCCCTGGAAGAGGCTGTCAAATCATTTACTCCCGAGAAAGTTGAAGAAATATCCGGAATCCCTGCTGATAAATTGCGAGAGGCTGCCAGGGCTTTTGCCACTGCCGACAAAGCTTCTATTGTTTTTGCCATGGGGATCACCCAACATGTGACCGGTACAGACAATGTTCTTTCTCTGGCCAATCTGGCCATGCTCTGCGGGCAGATCGGCCGTCCTTCGACGGGGGTGAATCCCCTACGAGGTCAGAACAATGTACAGGGTGCCTGTGACCTTGGAGGCCTGCCCAATGTCTATACGGGCTATCAGAAAGTAGAAGACCCTGAGGTCCGTGCAAAGTTTGAAAAGGCATGGGCTGTGGATCATCTGCCCGAAAAAAACGGACTTACCGTTGTAGAGATGATGAACGCCGCAGGAAAGGGTGATGTGAAGGGGATGCTGATTATGGGTGAGAATCCCATGCTTTCTGATCCTAATCTGAACCATGTGGAAGAGTCCCTGAAGAAGCTGGACTTTCTGGCAATTCAGGATATATTCAGGACCGAAACTACCCGTTTGGCGGATGTAGTTTTCCCGGCAGCCGCCTATGCGGAGAAAGACGGTACCTTTACCAATTCAGGCCGTCGACCTTTGAGAGTCCGCAAGGCTGTGAATGCTCCGGGTGAGTCCCGGGAGGACTGGAGAATTCTCACCGAGCTTTCTACAAGAATGGGCTATCCCATGGAGTACAGGGATGCTTCCGAAATTATGGATGAGATCGCCTCGGTCACTCCCATCTACGGCGGTATATCCTATAAGCGTCTTGAAGAAGAGAATCTGCAGTGGCCCTGTCCAGATGCAGCACATCCTGGAACGTCCTATCTGCATAAGGATAAGTTCTCACGGGGGAAGGGCCGTTTTCATCCTGTGGACTTTATACCACCCGCCGAGCGGCCTGATAAGGAATACCCCTTTGTACTTTCCACAGGACGTATGCTGTTCCATTACCACACCGCAACTATGACAAGACGTTCCACTGCTCTGAACTCCTTTGCGGCAGAGGCTTATGCCGAGATCCACCGGGATGACTTGAAGGCTCTCGGGATAGAAGACGGAACCATGTTGAGAGTCACAAGCAGAAGAGGTGAGATCACAGTCCCTGCCAAAGAGAGCGAGAGAGTGGCCCCGGGAGTCATATTTATTCCCTTCCATTTTCATGAATCTCCGGCCAACAGGCTTACAAACGATGCCCTGGACCCTATATCAAAGATTCCTGAACTCAAGGTTGCCGCCTGCCGTGTTGAAGCCGCAGGAGAATCCTTATGA
- a CDS encoding HAD-IA family hydrolase has translation MIKLFIFDMGGVVARDFDILPEAAALLGLSEEAMLDYIREDIEGLMNGSVSSVEFWKRFTDRSAVVVDGNPLIDLFNPRLDNATISLILSIKKFCPAVCGTNTIAEHYNHHKGRGDYAVFDRVYASHLMGIAKPRSEFFQWILDKESVRPEEVVFCDDMDVNVESARALGMNSFLFRDAETFTHEFSKSGLNIQ, from the coding sequence ATGATTAAATTATTTATTTTTGATATGGGGGGTGTAGTTGCCCGTGATTTTGATATTCTCCCCGAGGCAGCAGCCCTTCTGGGACTGAGTGAAGAGGCTATGCTGGATTATATCCGGGAGGATATTGAAGGGCTTATGAATGGTTCTGTTTCCTCTGTAGAATTCTGGAAGCGCTTTACAGATAGAAGCGCTGTGGTGGTAGATGGGAATCCGCTTATTGATCTATTCAATCCCCGTCTGGACAATGCCACCATCAGTCTTATTCTCAGCATAAAAAAATTCTGTCCCGCAGTCTGTGGTACTAATACAATTGCAGAGCACTATAATCACCACAAAGGCAGGGGAGATTATGCTGTCTTTGACCGGGTCTATGCATCCCATCTGATGGGTATTGCGAAACCGAGATCTGAGTTTTTTCAATGGATACTGGATAAGGAGTCTGTCAGACCGGAAGAAGTTGTTTTCTGTGATGATATGGATGTAAATGTTGAGAGCGCCAGGGCCCTGGGAATGAATTCATTTCTTTTCAGGGATGCCGAAACCTTTACTCATGAGTTTTCTAAATCCGGTCTCAACATTCAGTAG
- a CDS encoding molybdenum cofactor guanylyltransferase has translation MTDLKQQAQGHVTAGILTGGGSRRFGRDKAFYPWKGRTLVEWTIRGAGHMTDDIYLLVKERQHMDSPLRGIKILEDHFEVPTPLNGIHSIIPHVKEWLLLLACDIPFFDEQILNLLWEYRSMDKATVIRADDRYHPFLGLYPVSVLSCWDEAFAAGEYHLQRIVERMPRVILEEDLLESRGIDRLSFANINSPADLERLPL, from the coding sequence ATGACAGATCTGAAACAACAGGCTCAGGGACATGTCACTGCAGGTATTCTGACTGGTGGCGGAAGCCGCCGTTTCGGCAGAGATAAGGCCTTCTATCCCTGGAAGGGGAGGACCCTGGTGGAGTGGACTATCCGCGGAGCCGGGCACATGACCGATGATATCTATCTGCTTGTGAAAGAGCGGCAGCATATGGACAGTCCTCTCAGGGGTATCAAGATTCTGGAGGATCACTTTGAGGTCCCCACACCCCTGAACGGGATACACTCGATCATACCTCATGTGAAGGAGTGGCTTCTGCTTCTGGCCTGTGACATCCCCTTTTTTGATGAACAGATTCTGAATCTCCTCTGGGAATATAGAAGTATGGATAAGGCTACTGTTATCAGGGCGGATGACAGATATCATCCCTTTCTGGGACTCTATCCTGTTTCCGTTCTGAGCTGCTGGGATGAGGCATTTGCAGCCGGTGAGTATCATCTTCAGAGAATTGTAGAACGAATGCCCCGGGTTATTCTGGAAGAGGATCTCCTGGAGTCCAGAGGCATAGACCGATTGAGTTTTGCCAATATCAACAGCCCCGCCGATCTGGAAAGGCTGCCTCTGTGA
- a CDS encoding helix-turn-helix domain-containing protein, with protein sequence MITVVLVEDEEYLRREIALTTPWQELGCTLIGEAENGSDGLELIRKIHPQLVITDIRMPGMNGLSMLEELDRILGSDKPSAILLTGHSDFEYARQAMRLGVIDYLLKPIDDDEFHALIKRIASEITTAAEQQQVQYNSSLIEKSHLFQFQEYGPAAAGDSKDEYIRLSVEYIRENFHRDIGLPDVAEKLGITQSYLSRLFKEKTSYTFLEYLTCYRLRKALKLLQERSLKISAIAHQTGFRDHGYFTQLFRRYMGVTPGQFRNGSIREKI encoded by the coding sequence ATGATCACCGTTGTTCTTGTAGAAGATGAAGAATATCTACGCCGTGAAATTGCACTCACTACCCCCTGGCAGGAGCTGGGCTGTACTCTTATAGGTGAGGCGGAGAACGGCTCCGACGGTCTGGAACTGATCCGGAAGATTCACCCTCAGCTGGTTATCACCGATATCAGGATGCCTGGAATGAACGGCCTTTCCATGCTGGAGGAACTGGATAGAATATTGGGAAGTGATAAACCGTCAGCCATACTCCTGACAGGTCACTCTGATTTTGAATACGCCAGACAGGCCATGCGTCTGGGAGTCATTGACTATCTCTTAAAGCCAATTGATGATGATGAATTTCATGCACTGATCAAAAGGATTGCATCAGAAATAACCACCGCTGCAGAACAGCAGCAGGTTCAGTACAATAGCAGTCTTATTGAAAAAAGCCACCTGTTCCAGTTCCAGGAGTACGGACCTGCAGCGGCCGGAGACAGTAAGGATGAATATATAAGACTTTCGGTGGAATATATCCGGGAAAATTTCCATCGGGATATAGGTCTGCCCGATGTAGCTGAGAAGCTGGGCATAACCCAAAGCTATCTATCCCGACTGTTCAAAGAGAAAACCTCATATACATTTCTTGAATATCTTACCTGCTACAGGCTAAGAAAAGCCTTGAAACTGCTACAGGAACGCTCACTGAAAATCAGTGCGATCGCTCATCAGACGGGGTTCAGGGATCATGGTTATTTCACCCAGCTCTTCCGCCGTTATATGGGAGTCACACCGGGTCAGTTCAGAAACGGCAGTATAAGAGAAAAAATCTGA
- a CDS encoding carbohydrate ABC transporter permease, with protein MSTIAIQPRTSRMISPVTILIYLILLGALIFTLIPIVFMFSASMMPSKDILKMPFRWIPRGFHWQNFAKAVAGNDGSYIFIRNFMNSMIVSGIVTLTTVILSAITGYGLAKFRFKGRNFVFLAIMATMMIPFEAIMIPLYMVATKFHLQNSYGGLTLPFLVNAFGVFMMRQYLLPFPDEFLDATRIDGAGELGIFWYVVLPNCAPAIATLSILTFRSQWDNLLWPLLIAQSEKMKTLPLYIVKFSAEKYTNEGAMMAVAVLASIPMLILFFTMSKYFVSGSAVFNSRKG; from the coding sequence ATGAGTACAATTGCGATTCAACCAAGAACATCCAGAATGATCTCTCCGGTGACCATTCTTATATATTTAATACTTCTGGGAGCATTGATCTTCACACTGATCCCCATAGTTTTTATGTTCAGTGCCTCCATGATGCCAAGCAAGGATATCCTGAAGATGCCCTTCCGCTGGATTCCCAGGGGATTCCACTGGCAGAATTTTGCCAAAGCTGTAGCAGGAAATGATGGAAGCTATATCTTTATCCGGAACTTCATGAACTCGATGATTGTTTCGGGCATAGTAACACTGACGACAGTTATTCTATCTGCCATAACCGGATATGGTCTTGCAAAGTTCCGATTCAAAGGAAGAAATTTTGTCTTCCTGGCTATTATGGCAACCATGATGATTCCCTTCGAAGCCATAATGATCCCTCTGTATATGGTTGCCACCAAGTTCCATCTGCAGAACTCGTATGGTGGATTGACACTCCCGTTTCTAGTTAATGCATTCGGGGTTTTTATGATGCGTCAGTATCTCCTTCCATTTCCTGATGAGTTTCTTGATGCCACCAGGATTGACGGTGCCGGAGAGTTAGGTATTTTCTGGTATGTCGTTCTTCCAAACTGTGCGCCGGCTATTGCGACCCTTTCCATTTTAACCTTCAGGAGTCAGTGGGATAATCTGCTCTGGCCTCTGCTGATTGCTCAAAGTGAAAAGATGAAAACTCTGCCTCTTTATATCGTTAAGTTCTCTGCAGAGAAATATACCAATGAGGGAGCCATGATGGCTGTGGCTGTTCTTGCCAGTATTCCTATGCTGATCCTGTTCTTTACCATGAGCAAATATTTTGTTTCCGGTTCTGCTGTATTCAATTCAAGAAAGGGGTAA
- a CDS encoding formate dehydrogenase accessory sulfurtransferase FdhD: protein MSSGNISRDVPIIRYENGAVESRMDRVISEEWLKVNLKGSLFSEMPVTPRDLPDLVTGLLFGEGLIHPGVVPSIRFKGDECFVEIPDLEPPAGLSDPEELKAFSDDPDRWTPEDLFTLMDAFQKLPSVYHETGGAHMAAFAVDGIVHWADDISRRNAVDKVLGKGFREGCDFSKGIILSSGRISSDMILRMVRTGIPVIASISAPSDKAVELAVKYNVTVCAFVRGRRFNVYSGADRLIL, encoded by the coding sequence GTGAGTTCCGGGAATATTTCCAGAGATGTCCCCATAATCCGTTATGAAAACGGAGCTGTCGAATCGAGGATGGACCGGGTAATCTCTGAGGAGTGGCTGAAGGTTAATCTGAAGGGCAGCCTGTTCAGCGAAATGCCTGTGACCCCGAGGGATCTGCCTGATTTAGTGACGGGTCTTCTCTTTGGAGAGGGGCTTATTCATCCAGGAGTTGTTCCGTCAATAAGGTTCAAGGGGGATGAGTGCTTTGTGGAGATTCCGGATCTAGAGCCACCCGCAGGCTTATCAGATCCAGAAGAACTCAAAGCATTTTCTGATGATCCGGATCGCTGGACCCCGGAAGATCTTTTCACTCTCATGGATGCCTTTCAGAAACTTCCATCTGTCTATCATGAAACCGGCGGAGCCCATATGGCCGCCTTTGCCGTCGATGGTATTGTTCACTGGGCCGATGATATAAGCCGGAGAAATGCGGTGGACAAGGTTCTGGGGAAAGGGTTCCGGGAAGGCTGTGATTTCTCAAAAGGAATAATCCTCAGCTCCGGTAGAATCTCTTCAGATATGATTCTCAGAATGGTGAGAACAGGAATCCCTGTTATCGCCTCTATTTCAGCACCTTCGGACAAGGCTGTTGAACTGGCTGTTAAATATAATGTGACCGTCTGTGCTTTTGTCCGGGGACGGCGTTTTAATGTCTATTCAGGAGCTGACAGGCTTATACTGTAA